A part of Podarcis muralis chromosome 13, rPodMur119.hap1.1, whole genome shotgun sequence genomic DNA contains:
- the LOC144325209 gene encoding uncharacterized protein LOC144325209, producing the protein MKNRTTSRRFPAVVPHGASPLPLLRMGMAPSRPGLAQKQQPKFPPIKTASQVREETWAVASVLGRSDARTVEKWGALIRSAREKFSRGTAAFLREGLEPRRRPLAPEDLDRAPLWLLPKPPPKGPGE; encoded by the exons ATGAAGAACCGAACAACATCCCGGCGGTTCCCGGCTGTCGTCCCTCACGGCGCGTCCCCCCTGCCCCTCCTCCGTATGGGCATGGCTCCATCCCGGCCCGGTttggcacagaagcagcagccaaagtttcctcccattaaaacagcttctcaggtgagggaggagacttgGGCTGTTGCTTCTGTGCTAGGCCGGTCGGACGCCCGTACGGTGGAGAAGTGGGGAGCCCTGATAAGATCAG CGAGGGAGAAGTTCAGCCGTGGAACTGCCGCATTCCTCCGGGAGGGACTGGAGCCCAGACGACGGCCTCTCGCCCCTGAG GATCTCGATCGTGCACCGCTGTGGCTGCTGCCGAAGCCTCCTCCAAAAGGACCAG ggGAATAA